TTTAGAACAAGGTGATAAATTTTTTTACAAAAAGGAAGATGATAAAAGTCAGCCCGTTGGAGCAACTATGGATGTTAGTGGACAAGAATCTGGTAAGTTTGATTTACATTTTAATTATGCTAATAATCCGACAGACGAAGAAAAGCAAATAATGTTACAAACTGTTAAATATTTGAATCCGCAATTGGACAGAGAATTGTTTGAAAAATTACAAGTTTACGCTGATTATTTTTATAGCCGTGAACATGGTTTTAAGTTTGTAGAATATTGGGAAGGCGAGGAGGCTAAAAAATATATAGGTTTTAATAGGCCAATTTAATTTTATGGAAAACAGAGAAATCGAAGTTCGTTTTATTGAAATAGATAAGAATTTTTTATTAGCTAAACTGAAAGAAGTGGGGGCGATTGATAATGGTGAAGAGTTAATAAAAGAGATAATTTTTTATGATAAAGAAATGAAATGGCCAAAAGAATGGAAATTTGTTAGGTTAAGGCAGGATAAAAAAGGCAATAAACTTACTTTTAAAAAAGTAGAGGAATTTAGTATCGATGGCACGATTGAAGTGGAAATTGTGGTGGATGATTGGAATAAAGCCGTGGAATTAGTTAAGACTATTGGTTTGATTGATTATCGCCAGCAAGAAAAAAAAAGACACAGTTTTTTATTAGATGGAGTGGAAGTGGATTTAATAGATTGGCCATTAGTGCCAACCTTGGTGGAGTTGGAAGGAAAAGATGAGCAGTCTTTAAGATTAGTGGCGGATAAGATAGGTTTAGATTGGACAGAGGTAGAGTTGCGTGACAATCGTTGGTTAATGGAAAACAAATATAAAATACCTTTTACCAGTTTGAGGTTTTATACTTTTACTAAGATAGAATAATTAAACTATTTATTATGAGCGAAATATTAAGTACATTTTTGTTAGAGGACGTGGAACGTTCCATACCAATGGAGCGTGATGAATTTTATAAAGAACAAACCGAAGTTTTTAAAAAAGTAGGCAAGCCTACTCGAGCCTGTGAGATTGTTCACGTATTAATTTTTAACAGTCATGGTGAATTACTATTACAAAAAAGGTCTTATGATAAAAATCATAACGCTGGTTTGTTAGATAAATCGGTTGGTGGGCATATTCGCTATGGTGATACAGCCGATTATTCAGTTATGGTGGAAACTGTTCAGGAATTGCAAACCCCCTCAATAGTTTTAAAAAATGATGATGATTTTAAAAAAACTTTAGTTTTATTAAGTGATTATTTATCTACTATAGCGGTAGTTAAGCATTCTCATAGTAAAATATATAATTTAAAAAGAGTTATTTCAGGGGAGACTATAATAATTGCCAACAAACTGCATGCTTATTTTGGTTTATATGATGGCAGTATTAAACCAGTAGATCGTGAGGCCAGTGGAGTTTTATTCTATAGTTTAGCTAATTTAGATAAAGAGATGATCTCTTTACCAGAAGCTTTTACAAGTGATATGCATATTTTATTAAAAGAACTACGTTCAGAGATAGAGGTTTTTTTAGGAATGATTAAGGGTAGACAAAATAATTCAATAAAGTAATAAAGGTTTTTGAATATTAAAAATTAAAAAAGAATATGATTTATAAAAATATTGCTGTTAAGGCGGCTAAACAAGCGGGGGATTATTTGGTCAAAGAGTTTAATAGGGGAATTATTGATTGGCGGTTAAAACAATCGCATGAAATAGTTACGAAAGCGGATTTGGCTGCTGAAAAAATAATTTTAACGATCTTAAAAAAACAGACACCGGATTTTTCCGTCTTAAGTGAAGAGTCAGGTTTAAATAAAACTAAATCAGATTATTTATGGGTGGTAGATCCTTTAGATGGTACGACTAATTTTCGAGTACACAATCCTTTGTTTTCTGTATCTATTGCTTTGTATTATAAGAAGCGGCCTTTGATTGGTGTGGTTTATGTACCTTATTTAAAGGAATTGTATGTGGCTAGTAAAGGACAAGGCGTTTTTTTGAATAATCGGCGGTTAGAGGTATCGGGAACTTGGGATATTAAAAAATCTTTTTTAACATATTGCCACGGTTCAGAAAGTAAACATGTTAAGCAGGCAGTGGAGCTTTATAAGTATTTTAAATTAAATAGTATTGATATGAGGCAATTAGGCAGCGCTGCTGTAGAATTGGCTTGGGTGGCTGGCGGTCGGGTGGAGAGTTTGGTAATTCCTGGTTGTAAACCATGGGACGCGGCGGCTGGTATTTTATTGGTTAAAGAAGCTGGCGGTCGGGTAACTGATTTTAATAATAAAGATTGGTCTATTTATGGCCAAGGTGGCAGGATCTTACCCAATATTGATTTATTAGCTACTAACGGTAAGGTCCATAAGGTTATTTTGAATAAGCTTTAGAGGTATTATGCGCCAAGAATATAAAAAAGATTTTTTACAGAGCGTTCTTGATAACTATTTAGAAATTGGAAAAATAAAAGATTTTTTTCTTTATACTTCCGGTTACGAGAATTCCAATTATTACGTAGAAACCGATAATGGTAAATTTGTGGTTAAG
This is a stretch of genomic DNA from Patescibacteria group bacterium. It encodes these proteins:
- a CDS encoding NUDIX domain-containing protein; this translates as MSEILSTFLLEDVERSIPMERDEFYKEQTEVFKKVGKPTRACEIVHVLIFNSHGELLLQKRSYDKNHNAGLLDKSVGGHIRYGDTADYSVMVETVQELQTPSIVLKNDDDFKKTLVLLSDYLSTIAVVKHSHSKIYNLKRVISGETIIIANKLHAYFGLYDGSIKPVDREASGVLFYSLANLDKEMISLPEAFTSDMHILLKELRSEIEVFLGMIKGRQNNSIK
- a CDS encoding CYTH domain-containing protein produces the protein MENREIEVRFIEIDKNFLLAKLKEVGAIDNGEELIKEIIFYDKEMKWPKEWKFVRLRQDKKGNKLTFKKVEEFSIDGTIEVEIVVDDWNKAVELVKTIGLIDYRQQEKKRHSFLLDGVEVDLIDWPLVPTLVELEGKDEQSLRLVADKIGLDWTEVELRDNRWLMENKYKIPFTSLRFYTFTKIE
- a CDS encoding inositol monophosphatase, whose amino-acid sequence is MIYKNIAVKAAKQAGDYLVKEFNRGIIDWRLKQSHEIVTKADLAAEKIILTILKKQTPDFSVLSEESGLNKTKSDYLWVVDPLDGTTNFRVHNPLFSVSIALYYKKRPLIGVVYVPYLKELYVASKGQGVFLNNRRLEVSGTWDIKKSFLTYCHGSESKHVKQAVELYKYFKLNSIDMRQLGSAAVELAWVAGGRVESLVIPGCKPWDAAAGILLVKEAGGRVTDFNNKDWSIYGQGGRILPNIDLLATNGKVHKVILNKL